The sequence GCTGGCCCTGGGCGACGCGCACCAGCTCTCTCCCTTCGTCCGTGTGGACTACGCGGACACGCAGTTCCGCCCGCGCGCCGAGCTCTTCGACAACCCGCGCTTCCGCCGCACCGTCTACGCGGTGGGCGCGTCCTACACGCTGGAGGGCGTGGCCTTCGCGAAGCTCGACTTCAGCCACCGCCGCCTCGGCGCTTCCACGTTCCGGCCGGAGAACACGCTTCGTGCCTCCACCGGCTTCTCCTACTGACACCCCCGCAAGGAAGGACTCCCATGCCCCGCTTCTCCCTCCCCCTCCGCCTCATGCTGGCGCCCGTGCTCGTGTCGGGCGCGCTGACGCTTGGCGCCTGCAACGACGAGGACTGCTGCTCCGTGCCCCAGGATACGGTGGACGCGGCCATCATCAGCACCTTCGCGGACCAGGTAGTGGTGCCCACGTACCAGGACCTCGCCACGTCGCTGACGACCCTGGACTCGGCCGCGCGGGCGCTGCAGGCCGACCCCTCGCAGGAGCGCCTGACCGCGGCGAAGACGGCGTGGTTCGCCGCGCGCATCCCGTGGGAGGAGAGCGAGTCCTTCCTCTTCGGCCCGGTGGACAGCTACGGCTTCGACCCGGCGCTGGACAGCTGGCCGGTGAACCGCACGGACCTGGACGCGGTGCTCGCCAGCAATGACCCGCTGACGGCCGAGTACGTCCGCAACCTCCAGGAGACGCAGAAGGGCTTCCACACGGTGGAGTACCTGCTCTTCGGCGACGGCGGCACGAAGCAGGTGGGCGACTTCACGACGCGGCAGTTCGAGTACCTCACCGCCATCACCCTGGAGATGAAGACCATCTCCACGTCGCTGTCGGACGCGTGGACGAAGGGCTTCGACGGCCGACCGCCGTACCGGGACACGCTGGCCAACGCGGGCCAGTCCGGCAACACGGCCTACCCGTCCACCCAGGC comes from Pyxidicoccus trucidator and encodes:
- a CDS encoding imelysin family protein codes for the protein MPRFSLPLRLMLAPVLVSGALTLGACNDEDCCSVPQDTVDAAIISTFADQVVVPTYQDLATSLTTLDSAARALQADPSQERLTAAKTAWFAARIPWEESESFLFGPVDSYGFDPALDSWPVNRTDLDAVLASNDPLTAEYVRNLQETQKGFHTVEYLLFGDGGTKQVGDFTTRQFEYLTAITLEMKTISTSLSDAWTKGFDGRPPYRDTLANAGQSGNTAYPSTQAAAQEMVGGIINILDEVANGKIADPYDAKDPNLVESQFAYNSLSDFSNNLDSVLHVYRGFGDTVATAQHSLRTLVGANSALDTRIISELDAAQDALARIPEPFRESIRDPASADEIEAAQAAIRKLQTTFESEVLPLVTR